A window of the Capricornis sumatraensis isolate serow.1 chromosome 9, serow.2, whole genome shotgun sequence genome harbors these coding sequences:
- the FNDC9 gene encoding fibronectin type III domain-containing protein 9, which translates to MNIKVGNVSYTGAIISWSSSEPCLEDYYHIMYRPNWNSIFSGYLRYSFHHEEKVPRTISSVVLEHLTPSTLYFLCISCKKILFPYRHYCTMFHTLDKTPLAAGSSLVDPQISLWVLMAILLACFTAVLAFICLQFWCIRCHEPRWSYRAGHMEEANGLVRWPEEAPGLGQGDEGLQGLPLVELPHKNSGEDAEPEAEAAAVEVGQHAPDAGALQREEVVRLHCLVLGSERRGGGSPHHVA; encoded by the coding sequence ATGAACATCAAGGTTGGGAACGTTTCTTATACGGGAGCCATCATTTCCTGGTCGTCCTCGGAGCCCTGCCTGGAGGACTATTACCATATTATGTATAGGCCCAATTGGAACAGCATCTTCTCTGGCTATCTTCGCTACAGCTTCCATCACGAGGAGAAGGTGCCTCGAACAATCAGCTCCGTGGTGCTGGAACACCTCACCCCTTCCACCCTCTACTTCCTGTGCATCAGCTGCAAGAAGATTCTCTTCCCCTACAGGCACTACTGCACCATGTTCCACACCCTGGATAAGACTCCACTGGCCGCTGGAAGCTCCCTGGTGGACCCCCAGATCTCGCTCTGGgtgttgatggccattctgctGGCTTGCTTCACGGCAGTCTTAGCCTTCATCTGCCTCCAGTTCTGGTGCATCCGGTGCCACGAACCTCGATGGTCTTACAGAGCCGGCCACATGGAGGAAGCCAATGGGCTGGTGAGATGGCCAGAGGAGGCCCCGGGGCTAGGTCAGGGGGACGAAGGCCTGCAGGGGCTCCCCCTGGTGGAGCTGCCACACAAAAACTCCGGAGAAGATGCGGAACCAGAAGCTGAAGCTGCCGCAGTGGAAGTTGGCCAGCATGCCCCTGATGCGGGTGCCTTGCAGAGGGAGGAGGTGGTCAGGCTGCATTGCCTTGTTTTGGGTAGTGAGAGGCGGGGAGGAGGCAGCCCACATCATGTAGCTTAA